One bacterium genomic region harbors:
- a CDS encoding AMIN domain-containing protein yields the protein MENYRASANTMDSLPGVPCPANAGCRVSPSMKQVNTADLRWSTELIVPQIGATSCRIWGRANLSRRKYRLVTRWALMVWVILFLFCPFSSGLAADAVDESEGTIAVGIEENTAAEQAEEVRSDSAETEADTDEDAQDAEEAMDWAARLTRISVETINGLPQVTIVTTNKTQSAMTYLSNPDRLLLKVRNTLLTWKPNRLTVNQSPLNRIRSAQHDADVWVVFDLEESVKWVRETYSSGITLKLPRRYASRYDREPDTTQAAKNASRQERPSSRKMMPAGASYHVVDVAVSDIGEKTRLTITTDGQAKYRVKRERQGRIVSLQIYGAALTWQGSPSGLPAGVIKKVRARQKKEDNQPVVDIRTTLHSTSPYLVFKDQNQVLIEFDNPGTLQPGRKRGNLNSRISVDLQNADLSALLRALAQDAGFDLIVTPGLEMLEGTQSQVTLSINEQPLKNVLDFILRPRQMAYGVDGNTLRVGLAKEFPVETRVFSLKNIEVKNSNIKTSLEGVFTDGSRSQVVLEPAENRVVVSAIPSDMSRIKDVIADMDRQSRLVTRSFSLSYTQVEKVAPLIKSILSSLGSLESNSNENALVVNDLPGNINKIARMLRSLDTKAQQVMIEARIVEVSHSSEIDLGVNWNAAHTAATRNPNISLSSNPVTGGVVGQLTIGTLQAGMDLAATLSVLESKGKVNTISNPRIATLNNQTATLKASQNIPYATSNISNGVVSNVITYLELPITLTVTPQVTRDGQVLMNPLTLTVTTVTNTGTPPSTSTRSATTQMMVDDGETIAIGGMVRDESITRESKVPLLGDIPLLGFLFRSNVTTKNKVELVVFLTTHILE from the coding sequence ATGGAAAATTATCGTGCTAGTGCGAACACGATGGACAGCCTGCCCGGCGTACCGTGTCCGGCGAATGCTGGATGCCGGGTAAGTCCATCGATGAAGCAAGTCAATACCGCCGATTTAAGGTGGAGCACCGAATTGATAGTTCCGCAGATCGGTGCGACATCCTGCCGTATTTGGGGCAGGGCGAACCTCTCTCGACGCAAATACCGGCTTGTGACGCGATGGGCCTTAATGGTGTGGGTCATACTGTTTTTATTTTGTCCGTTCTCCAGCGGATTGGCGGCGGATGCTGTCGATGAGAGTGAAGGAACAATTGCCGTTGGGATTGAGGAAAATACTGCGGCGGAACAGGCTGAAGAAGTCAGGTCTGACAGTGCAGAGACGGAAGCTGATACGGACGAGGATGCGCAGGATGCAGAGGAAGCAATGGACTGGGCCGCGCGTCTGACACGCATCTCGGTCGAGACGATAAACGGTTTGCCGCAAGTGACCATCGTGACAACGAATAAAACGCAGAGTGCCATGACCTACCTTTCCAACCCCGACCGTTTGCTGCTGAAGGTTCGCAATACACTTTTGACCTGGAAACCCAACCGACTCACGGTGAATCAATCACCGCTTAACAGAATTCGCAGTGCACAACATGATGCGGATGTATGGGTCGTGTTTGATTTGGAGGAAAGCGTCAAGTGGGTGCGCGAGACGTATTCAAGCGGGATTACCCTCAAGCTTCCCCGGCGTTATGCATCCCGTTATGACCGGGAGCCGGATACAACGCAAGCGGCTAAAAACGCGTCCCGGCAAGAGCGTCCATCTTCCCGCAAAATGATGCCGGCCGGCGCATCTTATCATGTTGTTGATGTCGCGGTGTCGGACATTGGTGAGAAAACACGTCTGACGATCACGACAGATGGTCAGGCGAAGTACCGGGTCAAACGAGAACGCCAGGGACGGATTGTTTCTTTGCAGATTTATGGTGCGGCACTTACCTGGCAGGGGTCGCCTTCCGGATTGCCGGCCGGGGTGATAAAAAAAGTCAGGGCTCGCCAAAAAAAGGAAGACAACCAACCGGTGGTGGATATCCGGACCACACTTCATTCAACCAGTCCGTATTTGGTTTTCAAAGACCAGAATCAGGTTCTGATCGAGTTTGACAATCCGGGAACGCTGCAGCCCGGCCGCAAGCGCGGCAATCTTAATTCGCGGATTTCAGTTGATTTACAAAATGCTGATTTAAGTGCACTGTTGCGGGCCTTGGCGCAAGATGCGGGATTTGATCTGATTGTCACGCCGGGGTTGGAGATGCTGGAAGGGACGCAGTCGCAGGTGACGCTTTCCATTAATGAGCAGCCATTGAAAAATGTGCTGGATTTTATTCTCCGGCCGCGTCAGATGGCCTATGGGGTTGACGGCAATACGCTGCGTGTCGGCCTGGCCAAAGAATTTCCGGTTGAAACCCGGGTTTTTTCACTCAAGAATATTGAGGTGAAAAATTCAAATATTAAAACGTCGTTGGAAGGTGTGTTTACTGATGGGAGCAGGAGTCAGGTGGTGCTTGAACCGGCGGAAAACCGTGTCGTGGTTTCCGCCATTCCCAGCGACATGTCGCGTATCAAGGATGTTATCGCCGACATGGACCGGCAGAGCCGTTTGGTCACGCGATCTTTTTCACTTAGTTATACACAAGTTGAAAAGGTAGCACCTTTAATTAAATCAATTTTATCTTCACTCGGGTCACTGGAATCCAATAGCAATGAAAATGCTTTGGTCGTCAATGATCTTCCGGGCAATATCAATAAAATTGCGCGTATGCTAAGGAGTCTGGACACCAAAGCGCAGCAGGTCATGATTGAGGCGCGGATTGTAGAGGTGTCACACTCCTCGGAAATAGATTTAGGCGTGAACTGGAATGCAGCCCATACAGCGGCCACCCGGAATCCAAATATATCCCTTAGCTCCAATCCGGTTACAGGCGGCGTTGTGGGACAGTTGACAATCGGTACATTGCAGGCGGGGATGGATTTGGCTGCGACGCTTTCAGTACTGGAATCCAAGGGCAAAGTGAATACCATTTCCAATCCCAGAATTGCTACGTTGAATAATCAGACGGCAACGCTAAAGGCGAGCCAGAATATTCCCTATGCAACCAGCAATATTAGCAACGGGGTTGTGTCCAATGTGATTACATATCTTGAATTGCCGATTACCCTTACCGTGACGCCGCAGGTTACCCGGGATGGACAGGTGCTTATGAATCCGCTCACCCTGACTGTCACGACCGTGACAAATACAGGGACACCGCCTTCGACCAGCACGCGTTCAGCCACCACCCAGATGATGGTGGATGACGGAGAAACCATTGCCATCGGCGGCATGGTACGTGATGAGTCAATCACGCGGGAATCAAAGGTTCCCCTGTTGGGAGACATTCCGTTGCTGGGTTTTTTATTCAGGAGCAATGTGACCACGAAAAACAAGGTTGAATTGGTGGT
- a CDS encoding type 4a pilus biogenesis protein PilO: MNRDMIRYIIIGIGSTVVLVLYSLFAFFPLNQRLVEKKQVLQDQQKQLATAQELVARYDEFMARMGRLQIEMQQLENEVPSQPRIPLLLKDVTRVAAECNIKDFQFAPQPVIAGEGYVFQPVQVTITCDYHALGTFVSKLAALPRLINTRDLQITARAGEKNMDSITARMVLVTYVQRD; this comes from the coding sequence GTGAACCGCGACATGATTCGCTATATCATCATTGGCATCGGGAGTACGGTTGTGCTGGTGCTGTACAGCCTGTTTGCTTTTTTCCCGCTTAATCAGCGGTTGGTTGAGAAAAAACAGGTGTTGCAGGATCAGCAAAAACAATTGGCCACAGCCCAGGAACTGGTAGCACGCTACGATGAGTTTATGGCACGCATGGGGAGGCTCCAAATTGAGATGCAGCAACTGGAGAACGAAGTTCCCAGTCAGCCGCGCATCCCACTTTTGCTTAAGGACGTGACCCGGGTGGCGGCCGAGTGTAATATCAAGGATTTTCAATTTGCTCCGCAACCGGTTATTGCCGGTGAAGGCTATGTATTTCAGCCGGTCCAGGTAACCATTACATGTGATTATCATGCTCTGGGGACATTTGTGAGCAAGCTGGCGGCTTTGCCGCGTTTGATCAACACCCGGGACCTTCAGATTACCGCGCGCGCGGGGGAAAAAAATATGGACTCGATAACAGCCCGGATGGTATTGGTGACCTATGTGCAACGTGATTAA
- a CDS encoding PilN domain-containing protein encodes MLKINLLPLKIRKTKGVIRLYTYLVIAGSLAAIVLVMVLLNVLAQTRGVEKKIADLHAAEAALADKTGPLLSLARQEEKIVKLKAMIGRLTQEQPIWIKILDELANVVQDDMWLTKLLSERQAGKKRLVLTLEGEAYHKISVADFLTMLENSDFFTEVTLEALNETQRGNRSQVQFKLKMHFAEVLPMEASEEKEK; translated from the coding sequence ATGCTTAAGATCAATCTACTCCCCCTCAAAATTAGAAAAACCAAAGGCGTCATTCGGCTGTACACCTATTTGGTAATCGCCGGGTCGCTGGCGGCGATTGTACTGGTTATGGTATTATTAAATGTTTTGGCACAAACGCGGGGCGTGGAGAAAAAAATCGCGGACTTGCACGCTGCCGAAGCGGCTTTGGCGGATAAAACCGGGCCCTTGCTCAGTTTGGCGCGGCAGGAGGAAAAAATTGTCAAGCTCAAGGCGATGATCGGCCGCTTGACACAGGAACAGCCGATTTGGATCAAAATATTGGACGAGCTTGCCAATGTCGTGCAAGATGATATGTGGTTGACCAAATTGCTTTCCGAACGCCAGGCTGGGAAAAAACGTCTGGTGTTGACACTGGAAGGCGAGGCCTATCACAAAATTTCTGTCGCGGATTTTTTAACTATGCTGGAAAATTCGGATTTTTTTACGGAAGTAACACTGGAAGCACTCAATGAGACCCAGAGGGGGAATCGCTCCCAGGTACAATTTAAATTGAAAATGCATTTTGCTGAGGTCTTGCCAATGGAAGCGTCCGAGGAGAAAGAAAAGTGA
- the pilM gene encoding type IV pilus assembly protein PilM, with the protein MLDFLKNRKLLGLDIGSHTIKAVQLQKRGEQLRLTHLVIKEIPTEIQEEADPVVRDEMLAATIKTLLKENKITTKNVISSIAGDSVIVRYVKLPKMSEDELKNVISYEAEQYIPLAIDQVILDFSILGEIEEEGIEKIEVLLVAAKEEIIDMHITLLHLAGLNPVLIDVDTFALQNAFEVNYGENTGETIGLINIGAKLTTINILEDGVTHLTRDVAVAGNSFSREIQREFDVSFNEAEILKKEEGEVLIESEDIMQMEIPKNDDKSARIGEAITPILNKLVAEIQRSFDYYESTIRQKSISRIVLSGGAAKLKNLDKYLSEKFDVSVERNDPFKEVIIPEKDFDLEFITQNAQMFNIGVGLALRDAE; encoded by the coding sequence GTGCTCGACTTCCTCAAAAATCGTAAACTATTAGGTCTGGATATTGGCAGTCATACCATCAAAGCTGTTCAGCTCCAAAAACGGGGTGAACAGCTTCGTTTGACCCATCTTGTCATCAAGGAAATCCCCACTGAAATTCAGGAAGAAGCGGATCCGGTCGTGCGCGATGAAATGCTGGCGGCTACGATTAAGACGTTGCTCAAGGAAAATAAAATTACAACAAAAAATGTGATCTCTTCCATTGCGGGTGACTCGGTGATTGTGCGTTATGTTAAATTGCCCAAGATGAGTGAAGATGAGCTGAAAAATGTTATCAGTTATGAAGCAGAGCAATATATTCCCCTGGCCATTGACCAGGTCATTCTGGATTTTTCCATTTTAGGTGAGATCGAAGAAGAAGGTATTGAAAAAATTGAGGTTCTGCTGGTGGCTGCCAAAGAAGAAATTATTGATATGCATATCACACTGCTTCATTTGGCAGGCCTTAATCCGGTGCTCATCGATGTGGATACCTTTGCATTGCAAAATGCCTTTGAGGTAAATTACGGTGAAAACACCGGAGAGACAATCGGTCTGATTAATATCGGCGCCAAGTTGACCACGATTAATATTCTGGAAGACGGCGTGACCCATCTGACCCGCGACGTGGCTGTGGCGGGAAACAGTTTTAGCCGGGAAATTCAACGCGAGTTTGATGTCAGTTTTAATGAAGCCGAAATTTTGAAAAAAGAAGAGGGCGAGGTTTTAATTGAATCGGAAGATATCATGCAGATGGAAATTCCCAAGAACGATGACAAGTCAGCCCGAATCGGTGAGGCGATTACGCCTATTTTGAATAAATTGGTGGCTGAGATCCAACGCTCTTTTGATTATTATGAAAGTACAATCCGCCAAAAATCCATTTCACGGATTGTACTTTCCGGCGGCGCCGCAAAACTAAAAAATCTCGATAAATATTTGTCTGAAAAATTTGATGTCAGTGTTGAGCGAAATGATCCCTTCAAGGAAGTGATTATTCCGGAAAAAGATTTTGATCTGGAGTTTATTACACAGAACGCGCAGATGTTTAATATTGGCGTGGGTCTGGCATTGCGGGATGCGGAGTAG